CAAATTTAGAAAACAAAGCGTCTTCCTTATATTTAGAGCCTGGATAATCAATCAAAAAATTATCTATAGCGACAATTGATGCGTTATAATTGCGTGTGTATTCACCAATAGTATTGTACTGATTAGCAATTTCGAAAGCTTTACGTTCTAACTTCTCGGTCATATTTTCCATAAGCTGGTTTGCTTCAGCAATTTGCTCTGAATCCGGATAAGCATCAATAAAAGCTTGCAAAGTTTCAATCGCTAAATACGTATCACTTTGATCTTGAGAATAAACAGGAGAAACAAGCGTATATGCTTTACCACGTAAAAACATAGCTTCTTCTCGCTTTTCTGAAGTTGGATATCCGTTAATGAACGATTTGAATTGCTCGGCAGCTAAATAATACTGTTTCGTTTCGTAGTATGCTTTTGAAAGTCTGTAAAATAAAGCTTCACCCGATGGCCTACCGCGATATGTGCCTGTAACTTGCTCATACAAACGTATGGCTTTGTTGTACTTCCCTTTGTTAAAAAGTTCGGTACCTAACTCATATTTTTTAGCCTTGTCTTCAGATTTTAGCGTTTTTTGGTATTGACTACAAGAGCTTAAAACAGCAGTTATAGATAAAGCAATTATATATTTTTTCATAAATTTTTATACAACACGCATCGCTGGTCAAAATGCGAATGCAAAATTAAATATTTTTAATGGATAAATAAAATAAATTATTAGGCTTGCGCTGAATTTGCAGCATTTGTTTGTCCTGAAAAAGTTTTCATATCATTATCAAACAAATAAAGCCCACCTTTATCATCACCAATTAAATTAATTTTATCTAAAATTGTACGTGCAGTAGCTTCTTCTTCAATTTGTTCAGAAACATACCATTGTAAAAAGTTATGAGTTGCATAATCTTTTTCTTGTAATGAAATATGTACCAATTCGTTAATGCATTTAGATACATAAACCTCGTGCTCAAACAATTGTGTAAAAAGCGTTTTGAATGACGAATGATCTAATTCTGGCTTAGAAACAGCTGGTATTACAGCTTCGCCACCACGTTGGTTTACGTATTTTATAAGTTTTAACATATGCAAACGTTCTTCATCTGCTTGTTTGTACATAAAAGTTGCAATCCCTTCAAACCCTTTAACTTCGGCCCATGATGCCATGGCTAAATATATTTGAGAAGAATCTCCTTCTACACGGATTTGATTATTTAAAGCGGTTTCGACTGATTTTCCTAACATATTTATTTAGTTTTTAACTTAAAGCTTCTAAGATATAATATTTTTTGTAAAATTGGCTAATCTTTTTGCCAAATCATCGTTTACGTTTACTAAAGGCAAACGCACCGTATTTTCGCAAAGGTTTAACGCTTTAAAAATTTCTTTAATACCGGCAGGGTTACCTTGCTCAAAAATCATATCAATAGAATCTGCAATTTGGTAATGTAACGCGTAAGCGTCGGCAACTTTATGTAGCAAACCTAAACGAACCATTTCCGAAAATTGTTTTGGGTAGCCCTCACCTATTACCGAAATAACACCGGCACCACCAGCTAAAACCATTGGTAAAGTAATCATATCATCACCAGAAATAACTAAAAAACCTTCGGGTTTGTGTTGAATTATTTTCATGGCTTGAACCAAATCACCAGCTGCTTCTTTAATAGCAATAATATTTTTTACATCATTTGCTAAACGAATTACCGTTGCTGGTAAAACATTAGAACCGGTACGTCCTGGAACGTTGTAAATAATTACCGGAACTGGAGAATTTTCGCCGATTGCTTTAAAATGTTGGTAAATTCCTTCTTGCGTTGGTTTGTTGTAATAAGGCGATACCGAAAGAATAGCATCAATCCCTTCAAAATTGCGTGTTTTTAATTCGTTTACAACTTCGGCTGTATTATTTCCTCCAACACCTAAAACTACGGGTAAACGTTTGTTATTTGCTTGTAAAACGGTTTTAATAACCAATTCTTTTTCTTCAGCTGTTAAAGTTGCTGATTCTGCAGTAGTTCCTAAAACTACTAAATATTCAACACCACCGTCAATAACGTGGTTTACAATGCGTACTAAAGCTTCTGTATCTACAGAAAAATCCTTTTTAAAAGGCGTTACTAATGCAACACCGGTTCCTACAAACTTTTGCATGTTAAGATATAAGGTTAAATGATTTTAAAATTTTTTGTAATGCGGGTAATTGATCCGCATAAGTTGCTGTGGAGCTAATCAAAGATACATCAAAAATATCATTACGTTGGTCAGTAATTTCAAATTTATACGATGCCGGAACTCCATTTATAATTTTATTAACATATTTATTTGATGGCGAAAAACAGATACAAAGCTTATATTCTTGTTTTAAAAGTGCTTTAGTTTGCGTATTAATAAGTTGCGCTTTCCAATTAAAGGATTTTTGCGTGATGTAATTCGGATTAGATGCATCTTCCTCTTTTTTATCGGCATCAAAATACACAAAGGTAACCGTGTAGTTTTTTAAAATCGAATTTTTTAATTCGGTTTCTAATTGTTGTAGATTAGTTATAGCATAAACGTTTAAAACCACCAAAACAGCCTTATTAGAAGCAGGAATAACATGCTTTTTTTTTCTTATATTTTTTTTTAGAAAAAAATTCTTCGTTACATTCAAAAACATAGTAATTTTGATGATTATAAAATGATTCTTTTAATTATGGCAAAATTAGTAAAGTACAACCGTTTGTTTGCAATAAATTTTAGTTTATTAGCAAGTTTAGCAATTTCTGGTTGTGCCCAACAAAGTTTTCAAACCACGGGCATTGAAGCAAAAAACATTCCAATTAATTCAGATTATTCAGAAAATGCTGAAATTTTAGAATTTATTGCTCCTTACAAAAACAAAATTGATACGGATATGAACACCGTTTTAACCCATGCAAGCGTTGTTTACGACAAAGCTAACGGAAAATGGCAAACAAATATTGGTGATTTATTTGCTGTTTTTGTTGAAGAAGCCGGAAACCCAATTTACAAAGCACGCACAGGAAACGAAATTGACATGTGTTTGTTAAACCACGGCGGTATTCGTGCTATAATTCCGGCTGGTGAAGTTAAGATGCGAAATGCTTTTGAAGTCATGCCGTTTGAAAACAGCTTGTATGTAGCCGAATTAAAAGGCGAAACCATTTATAAAATGGTTGAATATTTGCTACGTGAACAAAAACCGCATCCGTTACATAACATTCAAATTGTTGTAGATCAGCAAACCAATCAGCCTAAATCAATTAAAATAAAAGGAGTTGAAGTTGAAAAAGATAAAATTTATCACGTGGCAACCAACGATTATTTAGTAAACGGCGGCGATTACATGGTTTTCTTTAACGATGCGGTGCAAAAACACGATTTAAACTACAAACTGCGAGATATAACTATTGATTATTTTAAAAAAGTTGATACGTTACCAGTAATTAAGCAATCTATTTTTATTTTTGAATAGTTATGAAAAGAAGAAATTTTATTAAAAATACCTTAGCAACTTCTGCCCTATTATCTTTGGGCGGTATATCTTTAAGCAGCTTTACTGATAAAAAACCTAAAAAAATAACCATATTACATACCAACGACACGCACAGTCATATTGAAGCTTTTCCGGCAGATCATCCATTAAACCCGAATATGGGCGGCGTTGCTCGTCGAGCAACTTTGGTTTCTAAAATCCGTGAAGAAGAAGATAATGTTTTGTTATTAGATGCTGGAGATATGTTTCAGGGTACGCCCTATTTTAATTACTACGGCGGAGAATTAGAATTTAAGCTAATGAACATGTTGGGTTATGATGTAGCAACCATTGGCAACCATGAATTTGATAATGGATTAGAAGGTATTTTAGCACAATTACCTAACGCTCAGTTTGATATTGTAAACGCGAATTACGATTTTTCGAATACTATTTTAAAAGGCATGATTAAACCTTATAAAGTTATTGAAAAAGATGGTGTTAGAATTGGTGTTTTTGGATTAGGAATTGAATTAGAAGGTTTAGTAGATAAGAAAAGCTTTGGAGAAACTATTTATTTAGATCCGATTGAAGTTGCTACAACCATTACCAATACATTACGCAACGAAGAAAATTGTGATGTAGTTATATGCCTTTCGCATTTAGGTTTTAAATTTAATAACGAACCCGATAAAATTTGTGATTTAATTTTAGCCGAACAAACCGAGGGTATTGATGTTATTATTGGCGGACATACTCATACGTTTTTAGACAAACCTGTGATTAAAAAGAATAAAGTAGGCAAAGAGGTTTTAGTAAACCAAGTTGGAGCTTACGGCATAAACCTTGGTAAAATTGATTTGTATTTAGACGATACCAATAAAAAAATTGGCCATGAAGGCATTAGCATAAAGATATAAAAAAAGAAGAAGCGGTTTTTAAACCGCTTCTTCTTTTTTATTATTTATTAAGTAATAATTTATCAGAAAAAAGTAAAAAATACTTTGTGTTATTAAAGACCAGAAATATAACGATTCTATTTCAACGTAATAAATTTGACACACGTAAATAAAGCTAGAACAAATCATCATAAAAATAGCTATTAAAAGTAGCGTTTTTTTCATGGTTCGCTTTAATATAAATGAAACCGTAGTTAAAATAGACATAAGCAGTAATATAACACTTGCAACTAAATACAGCGGTTTATATTCAAAATTTAAAACAAAAATAAAATCGATAAACTGAAAGTAAATAAACAGATATATAAAAACAATTCCTACAATATTGTAAACTTTCTTTTTAGTTATCAGTTCCTTATTATCTTCTTTTAACATTTTAACAATGCTAAATAATATAACTATAAAACTTAAAATATAAAGGCAAATAACCCAACTTAAAGAATTTTCTGGCTTTGTTATTAATACAATATCAGCCGAAAAAAAAATTAAAAACAAAAAAACAACAAAGTTTTCTGGAGCTTTACAACCTTGAATATAATACAATAAAATTGATGGCACGATTAACGATTTAGAGATTAAAATCAGTAATTCGAGCTGGTAAATTCCGGCTAAAATATAAGTTAAACTAGCAATGCTAAACAAAATTAGCGCCGGATTTTTTTTAAAATCAATTCGTAAGTAATGTATCGAACTCCACTTCACTCAGTATAGGAATATTAAGTTTATTTGCTTTTTCTAATTTAGCTGGCCCCATATTATCTCCAGCAACTACATAATGGGTTTTAGATGAAATAGAGCTTCCAACTTTACCGCCATTTGCTTCAATCACAGCTTTAATTTGATCTCGAGAATACTTGGTAAAAACACCTGAAACTACAAAAGTTTTTCCTGAAAAAACAGTAGATTCTAACACCAATTCTTTTTCAACAATTTCAAATTGCAATCCGTATTGTTTTAAACGCTGAATCAGCAATTTATTATCTGCATCAGCAAAAAATTGCACAACGCTTTCGGCAATACGATCACCAATCTCATCAACTAAAATCAATTCTAAATGCGTGGCTTGCATTAAATTATCAATATTTTTATAATGCTGCGCCAATTTTTTAGCAACCGTTTCACCTACATAACGAATTCCTATTGCAAATAGCACGCGTTCAAAAGGAACTTGTTTTGATTTTTCGATTCCGGTAATTAAATTTTCTGCCGATTTTTCAGCCATTCGCTCTAACGGTAGTACTTGTTCCTTTTTTAATTCATATAAATCCGCATAGCTGGTAACCAAGTTGCTTTTATACAACAAAGCAACAGTTTCGCCACCAAGCCCTTCAATATCCATGGCTTTGCGCGAAATAAAATGCTGAATTCTACCAATTATTTGCGGAGCACATCCGTTGTAATTTGGGCAATAATGCTGGGCTTCACCTTCTTTACGTATTAATTCTGTGTTACATTCCGGACAATGTGTAATGTATATTACCGGAATAGAGAAAATGTCACGTTTTGTAGGGTCTACAACTCCGATAATTTTAGGAATAATTTCGCCTCCTTTTTCTACATAAACTTCGTCACTTAAACGTAAATCTAATTTTTCAATCTGATCGGCATTATGTAATGAGGCACGTTTTACAATAGTTCCAGCCAATTGTACGGGTTTTAAATTAGCAACCGGAGTTATAGCGCCGGTACGCCCAACTTGATAGGTAATAGATTCTAAAATGGTAGAAACTTGTTCTGCCTTAAATTTATAAGCAATAGCCCAACGTGGTGCTTTGGCTGTATAACCTAATTCTTCTTGCTGGTTAAAATTATTTACTTTTACAACAACACCGTCTGTTTCATAAGGTAAATCATGACGTGCAACATCCCAATGTGCAATAAAAGCTAAAACTTCGGCAATCGAATTCGCTAAAATAGAATGTTGCGGTACATTAAAACCCCAGTTTCTGGCTTTTTGCAACGCGGTAAACTGCGAATCGAGTTCGTGATTAATACCTACTGTATTGTAAAGCAAACATTCTAACGGGCGCTTTGCCACTTCGGCACTATCTTGAAGCTTTAAACTACCTGACGCTGTATTTCTTGGATTGGAATACGGTTGCTCACCAATATCTAAAAGCGCTTCGTTCATTTTATTAAACCCGGCGATCGGTAAAACAATTTCGCCTCGAATATCAAATTTTGATGGATAATCGCCATGCAATTGCAGCGGAACAGATGAAATGGTTTTAACGTTTGCCGTTACATCGTCGCCCTGAAAGCCATCTCCACGCGTAACAGCACGTAATAACTTACCATTTTCATAAGTAATACTGATTGATGCACCATCGTATTTTAATTCACAAACATACTGAATAGGCACATTACCAAGCATTTTCTGAATTCGAGCTTCCCAATCTAACAAATCGGCTTCAGAATACGAATTATCTAGCGAATACATGCGATATTCGTGTTCAACCGTTTCAAAATTTTTGGTAACCGCTCCTCCAACACGTTGCGTTGGTGAATTGGGATCAAAAAATTCTGGATTTGCGTTTTCTAAAGCTTGTAATTGTTTTAATTTTTGATCGAAATCAAAGTCAGAAATTACAGGTTGATCTAAAATGTAATACTGATAATTATGTTGGTGTAATTCGGATCTAAGTTGCTGAATCTGCTCTAAAACAGTCATATATAAAAAAATGGTTAAATTAGATTTGTGCTTCTAATTTAACCATTTTTATTCATTTTTTATATACAGCAAGCTGTATTTATTTTTCTAGCATATTGTAAACGTCTTGATACAAAGCACCGTCTGACAAAATAGCGCCTTGCTGAATAACTTTAAAAATATCTAAGTTACGTTCGTCATCAAAAACTTTGTTTCCACGATGAATTTCAACAAATTCAGTAAACAAATGATCGCCCAACCATTCCAATCCTGCTTTTGTTAAAAAATCAACATCCGGAACTAATGCTTTTATAATGATGGTGCTCATGTAAACTTCGGTACATTCAAACAAAAAAATATAATTTTTAGCAAAATGTTCTAAATATTTAGCATTTGTTAAAACTCCTTCCCAGATTAAATCTGAAAAAACATCCAATTCTTGTTCGGCAACTTCTGGGCTATTTTTTTTTATAGCATCCCATTCGTTTTTATCTATTTGTTGAGAAGCTAAAAAATTAGAAAACTCCTGATTTAGCTCTTCAAATTGTTCTTTTGTGAGTCTGGTATATTTCATTAATGAAAAATTTTTACAAAGATACAATGTATCTATAAATAAAAAAACCTTCTCGATAAGAGAAGGTTTTATTTTGTATAACTACATAAAAATTAAGCTTGTTCAGCAATAATTTCGTATGGTAATTCAACAATAACATTACGGTGTAAACGAACAGTAGCATTGTATTTACCGATACGTTTGATAACACCAGAAGTGATATATTTTCTTTCGATTGCATGACCGTTAGCTTCTAAAGCTTCAGCAATGTTAGCATTAGTAATAGAACCGAATAATTTTTCACCTCCTGCTTTAGCAGTAATTTTAATATCTAAAGCTTTAATAGCTTCTGCAATTGCAGTAGCATCAGCAATAACTTTAGCTTCTTTGTGCGCTTTTTGCTTTAAGTTTTCAGCTAAAACTTTTTTAGCTGAAGGTGTTGCTAAAATAGCAAATCCTTGAGGGATTAAGTAGTTACGACCGTATCCTGGTTTAACAGTAACTACATCATCTTTAAAACCTAAGTTTTGAACGTCTTGTTTTAAGATAATTTCCATGTTGATGTCCTTTTTAGTGTAGAAGTTAGGTTTAAAAAAAACCAACAACTAAATTTTAATAGATTATTTTAATAAATCTGCCACATATGGCATTAACGCTAAGTGACGTGCTCTTTTAACAGCAACAGAAACTTTACGTTGGTACTTTAATGATGTACCTGTTAAACGACGAGGTAAAATTTTACCTTGCTCGTTAACGAATTTTAATAAGAAATCAGCATCTTTATAATCGATGTATTTGATTCCTGATTTTTTGAAACGGCAATATTTCTTTGCTTTGTTTGTTTCAATGTTTAAAGGCGTTAAATATCTAATATCTCCGTCTTTTTTACCTTTTGCAGATTGCTCAATTGATGACATGATAATTACGCTTTTTTAGTTTTTAATTTCTCTCTTCTTCTTTCAGCCCAAGCAATAGCGTCTTTGTCTAATGCTACAGTTAAGAAACGCATAACGCGCTCGTCGCGACGGAATTCAGTTTCTAAATTGATAAGCGCATCTCCTGGCGCTTTGAACTCAAATAAGTGATAAAAACCACTTTTTTTGTGTTGAATTTCGTAAGCTAATTTTTTTAAGCCCCAATCTTCTTTAGATACCATTTGAGCCCCTTTAGAAGCAAGAAATTCTTCGAATTTTGCTACTGTTTCCTTTACCTGAGTTTCAGATAAAACGGGATTCAAAATGAAAACAGTTTCATAATGATTCATAATACTAAACTTTTAATGTTTTTATAATCGGGTGCAAATATAAAGCTTTTTTCTAAGTATTAAAATTTTTCGCACAATAAATCGTTGTAAAAATTATTTTCTTAAAAACATACTAAAGTACTACGTTTTTTGTTTATATTGTATTGATATTATTACTATTAACAAACCCATTCACCATGAAAATTAACTGTATTGTTGTTGATGACAGTAATGTTCAGCGACAAACCATAGTACGCCTAGTAAACGACAATCCTAATTTAACGTTAATTGGGGAGTTTTCTAACGCGTTAGAAGCCAAGAACTGCATCTCAAACCAAGATGTACATTTGGTGTTTTTAGATATTGAAATGCCAATTATTAATGGTTTTGATTTATTAGACGGATTAAAAGTAAAACCACAAGTTATTTTTATTACCTCTAAAGCAGAGTATGCTGTTAAAGCTTTTGATTATTCGGCAACAGATTATTTACAAAAACCTTTTAGCAGAGAGCGTTTTAACCAAGCGGTTAAAAAAGCTTTGGGCTTAATATCGTTAAGTAAAGAAAATTCTGACGAGGAGAATCCTTTTATATTTATTAAAAGTAATTTAAAGAAACTAAAACTTTACATTTCTAGAATTAAATGGATTGAAGCTTATGGCGATTATGTAAAAATTATTACAGATACTGAAAATCATTTGGTTTTAGCTACTATGAAATCATTTGAACAAGAATTGCCTAATGAAAAGTTTATTCGTGTACATAAATCATTTATTGTAAACGTAGATAAAATAGACAAGTTTAATAGCAAATTTGCAGAGATTGGCGCATCTAAAATTCCGTTAAGCCGTAATAAAAAAGACGAGCTTTTTAGATTTATAGAAAACCTATCTTAATAAAAATCTACATTTAAGCTGATTTTTATACTTCGATATTCGGAAATGCTATCAAAACTTTGCAAGGTACGTTGCAAAGTTTTTTTTGTGTTGCCTAAATGCTCTTTATTTGAAATTTTAAAAAGAATGGTACGTATGTACTCATTTTTAATTTTATTAACCGCAGGTTCTTCAGGTCCTAATATTTGAAAATTCGGAAACTGCTGCATTAAAGCATTGTACAACCAAAACGAGCCCGATTTAAGCTTTTGCACATCTTTATGCTTTAAGGTTATTTTAATTAGCCTATAAAATGGTGGATATTTAAAGTTAGATCGCTCGTACAGCTGTTCTTTATACATGCCCAAATAGTCATTATTACAAACTTGCTGAATAACATTATGGTAAGGATTATAGGTTTGTATCATTACCAAACCTTTTTTATCGGCACGTCCTGCCCTACCTGCAACCTGAACCAATAACTGAAAAGCGCGCTCGTGCGATCTGAAATCTGGAATATGTAGCATATTGTCTGCATTAGGCACACAAACCAAAGTTACATTATCAAAATGCAAACCTTTAGCTAACATTTGGGTACCAACTAAAACATCAATTTCTTTATTTTTAAATTGATCTAACATTTTCTCGAATGCATTTTTACCTCGTGTTGTATCTTGATCCATACGAGCAATTTTAATGTTCGGAAAAAATTCAAGCAATTCAGATTCGATTTGCTCGGTACCAAAACCTTTAGTATTTACATCGGTTGCATGGCATTTTACACAGCGTTTAACAAACGATTCGGTATGTCCGCAGTAATTACATCTTAAATTACCCGAAAACTTATAATACGTTAAGCTTACATCGCAGTTTACGCAATGCGGCACATTGCCACAAGCATTACATTCTACATACGGCGAATAACCACGGCGATTTTGCAAAACAATAACCTGTTCGCCTAAAGCCAATTTATCACGAATGGCATCAATCATTTTATCACTAAAATGACCAATCATTTGCTTGCGTTTGTATTTTTCAGTTAAGTCAATCAGTTCAATATCAGGCAAAACAACATTGTTAAAACGTTTAGTTAACTCAACCTTTCCGTATTTTTTTTGCACGGTATTGTAATACGTTTCTAAACTTGGCGTTGCCGAACCTAACAAAACTTTTGCCTGGTGAATATGAGCCAACATAATAGCCGTATCGCGCGCGTGATAACGCGGCGCAGGATCAAATTGTTTATAGGTTTGCTCGTGTTCTTCGTCAATCACTATCAACCCTAAATTAGAAAAAGGTAAAAATATAGCTGAACGCGCGCCAATAACAACTTTAGCTTTTGGAGATTGTTCTAAAACTTGCTGCCAAACTTCGGCCCTTTCGTTATTGGAATATTTGGAATGATATACCGCAACATCGTTACCGAAATAAGCAGTTAAACGGCTAACCAATTGCGTGGTTAAAGCAATTTCGGGCAACAAAAATAAAATTTGTTTATTTTGAGCAAGATATTGTTCGATTAACTTGATGTAAATTTCGGTTTTACCCGATGCAGTTACACCGTGCAATAAAGTTGTTGTATGATCTGAAAACGATTCTTGAATTTGATTCAACGCAATGGTTTGTGCTTTAGACAAATTAATTTGGGTTTGAACTGCAGCATCAAAAACAACACGGTCTTGATTTTCAAAATATTCTTCGAATATATTTTTGGTTACCATGGTACGCAAAACCGCGCTTGACGTTTGACTTTTTTCTATTAAATCTTTAGCTAAAACTTGTTTGTTGGTTGCAATTAATTGATAATAAGCCAAAACCAATTGGCGCTGTTTTTCTGAACGATTAAGCATGGCTAACAAATTAGCTAATCCGGCTTTATCGTTGGCAAATTCAGCTGCCAATTGAATATATTTAAGTTGTTTAGGCTTGTATTTTTCTACCACGGTTTCGGCCAGCGTAATAACTTGCTTTTCTAAAAGCGATTGAACGGGTTTAAAAACATCTTTTTTATTTAAAATTTGCTGAATTTCTGTAATTTTTAAAGATGCTTGTTGTTCTAACGCTTGAACAATTAGATATTCGTTATCGGTTAAATTTTCGATCGAAATTTGTTCTTCTGCATTTATTTGCACCACAGTTTCGCTTTGTAATAAAAAAACAGATGGTACTGCGGCTGTAAAAACATCGCCAATATTACACATATAATACGCGGCAATAAATTGCCAAAGTTGCAATTGCTGTGGGGTTACAAGCGGTTTCTCGTCAAGAATTAAAAAAATATCTTTTGCCTCATATTTTTGTAGTGCGTTTTGATGCTTGGCCGTTACCAAAGCGGTGTAATATTTATTTTTACCAAACGGAACCATAACGCGAAAGCCGGAATCTAAAAATTCAAATTCTGCTAAAGTTACTTGATATGTAAATGTTTGTGGTAAAGATAAAGGAATGATTACATCTATAAAAAACGACATGAGGCAATTGTATTTATACAAATATCGTAGAAAAAAAAAACACTTCCTAATTAAGTTAGAAAGTGTTTTTTTTATGTTTACTTGCTTATTTAACGCGTGTCCAATATTGCGTACGGCCAGCGAATGACATACCAATATATCCGCGAACATCAAGCTTATCTGCGTTATCTTTATTTAGTTTTATGATGCAGCTGTATTCTTTACCATTGGTTGGATCTAAAATTTTTCCGCCAGAATATTCGGCCCCATCTTTATCCATATTTTTAATAATGGTTAATCCTTCTAGCTTTTTACCTTTATCTGCACCTTTACATTCGGTACAAACGTTATTTTTTTTAGCCGGATTTAAAACTTCAATAATTTTACCTTGTAGCTTACCATTTACTTCGGTAATTTCTACAATAGATTTTGCTTCGCCCGTTTTATCATCAAATGTTTTCCATTTTCCTGCAACAGATTGTGCAAAACCAACAGCTGTGCAAGCAACTGCAAACGTTAAGGTTACTAATAATTTTTTCATAGTTTTAGTTTGTTTGTTAATTTACGAATCTAATTTTGTGGTTTGTTTAGAAATACGATAACTATTAATAGATGCATTTACCTCAAAACCTAATAGGATAATAATACTAATAATCCAAATATATATCATTAATACTAATATTGCACCTATTGAACCATAAAATTCATTATATCTTGCAAATTTTGTTACATAAATACCAAAACCATAAGAACCTAAAACCATTAATGCTGTTGAAAATAACGAACCTGCGTTAAAAAACGGCAAATATTTGGTATGCTTGGTTCCGAATTTTAAAATTAATGAGTTTACAACCAAAATTAAAAACAGCAAAATTGAATAACGCGAAACTTGAATTACATACAATTCATCTATTGGGATAGATTCTGAAAAATGATGCACAAAATATTCGGTTACTACAATTGCAGCTACTGCCACAATTAAAATAGCACTGATAACCAATGACAAAACAACCGCAACAAAATATTGCCTTAAGAACGACCGATTAGAACTTAACTGACTAATATGATATGAGGATTGAAATCCACCCAAAATGGCATTAATACCATTTGCCATTAAAATAATTGACAGAAAAAATCCGGACGAAATTAAACTGCGATGGCTGTTGTTTAAAATATCTTTTATTACACCTTCAATTGCACCAAAGGTGGTTGGCGGAACATTATCGGCAATAAAATCTAAAAAGTTTTGCTGAAAACCTTCCAAAGGCACAAAAGGCAATAAGTTTAAAATAAATAAAATAAACGGAAACATAGCCATAAAGAAACTAAAAGCTACAGATCCAGCCCGATATGAAAAGGCACCCCTAAAAATTCCGGTTAAATAGATTTGAAAAAAACGATAAATAGAAAGCCCTTTTAGCCCAGGAAAATAAATAGAATTTAGAAAGCGAATTGCTTTTCTGACCCAAGTGTATTTTAAGATTTTTCTATTTTTATTTTCAAACATTATTTACATTGCTTTTAAACTAAAATCCATATTAGAAACCGAATGCGTTAAAGCACCGCTGGAAATGTAATTAACCCCACATAAGGCATAATCACGAATTGTTGTTTCGTTTATTCCTCCAG
This genomic window from Flavobacterium agricola contains:
- the ligA gene encoding NAD-dependent DNA ligase LigA, giving the protein MTVLEQIQQLRSELHQHNYQYYILDQPVISDFDFDQKLKQLQALENANPEFFDPNSPTQRVGGAVTKNFETVEHEYRMYSLDNSYSEADLLDWEARIQKMLGNVPIQYVCELKYDGASISITYENGKLLRAVTRGDGFQGDDVTANVKTISSVPLQLHGDYPSKFDIRGEIVLPIAGFNKMNEALLDIGEQPYSNPRNTASGSLKLQDSAEVAKRPLECLLYNTVGINHELDSQFTALQKARNWGFNVPQHSILANSIAEVLAFIAHWDVARHDLPYETDGVVVKVNNFNQQEELGYTAKAPRWAIAYKFKAEQVSTILESITYQVGRTGAITPVANLKPVQLAGTIVKRASLHNADQIEKLDLRLSDEVYVEKGGEIIPKIIGVVDPTKRDIFSIPVIYITHCPECNTELIRKEGEAQHYCPNYNGCAPQIIGRIQHFISRKAMDIEGLGGETVALLYKSNLVTSYADLYELKKEQVLPLERMAEKSAENLITGIEKSKQVPFERVLFAIGIRYVGETVAKKLAQHYKNIDNLMQATHLELILVDEIGDRIAESVVQFFADADNKLLIQRLKQYGLQFEIVEKELVLESTVFSGKTFVVSGVFTKYSRDQIKAVIEANGGKVGSSISSKTHYVVAGDNMGPAKLEKANKLNIPILSEVEFDTLLTN
- a CDS encoding DUF6495 family protein, whose protein sequence is MKYTRLTKEQFEELNQEFSNFLASQQIDKNEWDAIKKNSPEVAEQELDVFSDLIWEGVLTNAKYLEHFAKNYIFLFECTEVYMSTIIIKALVPDVDFLTKAGLEWLGDHLFTEFVEIHRGNKVFDDERNLDIFKVIQQGAILSDGALYQDVYNMLEK
- the rplI gene encoding 50S ribosomal protein L9 — translated: MEIILKQDVQNLGFKDDVVTVKPGYGRNYLIPQGFAILATPSAKKVLAENLKQKAHKEAKVIADATAIAEAIKALDIKITAKAGGEKLFGSITNANIAEALEANGHAIERKYITSGVIKRIGKYNATVRLHRNVIVELPYEIIAEQA
- the rpsR gene encoding 30S ribosomal protein S18; protein product: MSSIEQSAKGKKDGDIRYLTPLNIETNKAKKYCRFKKSGIKYIDYKDADFLLKFVNEQGKILPRRLTGTSLKYQRKVSVAVKRARHLALMPYVADLLK
- the rpsF gene encoding 30S ribosomal protein S6 encodes the protein MNHYETVFILNPVLSETQVKETVAKFEEFLASKGAQMVSKEDWGLKKLAYEIQHKKSGFYHLFEFKAPGDALINLETEFRRDERVMRFLTVALDKDAIAWAERRREKLKTKKA
- a CDS encoding LytR/AlgR family response regulator transcription factor, encoding MKINCIVVDDSNVQRQTIVRLVNDNPNLTLIGEFSNALEAKNCISNQDVHLVFLDIEMPIINGFDLLDGLKVKPQVIFITSKAEYAVKAFDYSATDYLQKPFSRERFNQAVKKALGLISLSKENSDEENPFIFIKSNLKKLKLYISRIKWIEAYGDYVKIITDTENHLVLATMKSFEQELPNEKFIRVHKSFIVNVDKIDKFNSKFAEIGASKIPLSRNKKDELFRFIENLS